A genomic segment from Streptomyces sp. NBC_00459 encodes:
- a CDS encoding expansin EXLX1 family cellulose-binding protein, giving the protein MHETRQTARHRRNRRGLMMGTTAALAVTGLLVWLIVAVQPGSRAEATQVAAPPAAAAQTTPAPKKAAPTAPLAGRIRPKVTYKGVATVYRAGVGDGACSYGPSANMMIAAMNTTDYETSKACGAYVRVSASNGKSVTVRITNECPLPCAPRQLDLSEQAFAKLVPVSTGRTSITWSLVSPSTAGKVSIRYKNGSSRYWCGIQALGHRNPLARLEVRSGNGWRKLARTGYNYFLSPNGTGCGGSIRLTDIYGQQLTVNGIALRPDAVQPTRLQFAHR; this is encoded by the coding sequence ATGCACGAAACCAGGCAGACCGCGCGGCACCGCAGGAACCGGCGCGGACTGATGATGGGCACCACCGCGGCGTTGGCCGTCACGGGACTTCTTGTCTGGCTGATCGTGGCCGTGCAACCCGGCAGCAGGGCCGAGGCCACGCAGGTCGCCGCCCCGCCCGCCGCCGCGGCCCAGACGACTCCGGCCCCGAAGAAGGCGGCGCCCACGGCGCCGCTGGCCGGACGGATCCGGCCCAAGGTCACCTACAAGGGGGTCGCCACCGTCTACAGGGCCGGGGTGGGGGACGGCGCCTGCTCGTACGGCCCGAGCGCCAACATGATGATCGCGGCCATGAACACCACCGACTACGAGACGTCGAAGGCCTGCGGGGCGTACGTACGCGTCAGCGCGTCGAACGGCAAATCCGTCACGGTCAGGATCACCAACGAGTGCCCGTTGCCCTGCGCACCCCGGCAACTCGACCTCAGCGAACAGGCCTTCGCCAAACTGGTCCCCGTCTCGACCGGCCGGACCTCGATCACCTGGAGCCTGGTGAGCCCCAGCACGGCGGGCAAGGTCTCGATCCGCTACAAGAACGGCTCCAGCCGCTACTGGTGCGGCATCCAGGCACTGGGCCACCGCAACCCGCTCGCCCGCCTGGAGGTCCGCTCCGGCAACGGCTGGCGCAAACTCGCCCGCACCGGCTACAACTACTTCCTCTCCCCCAACGGCACTGGCTGCGGCGGCTCGATCAGGCTCACCGACATCTACGGCCAGCAACTGACCGTCAACGGGATCGCGCTGCGCCCGGACGCCGTGCAGCCGACACGGCTCCAGTTCGCCCACCGCTGA
- a CDS encoding DUF7144 family membrane protein: MASHASGSRPGAAVRSPARSGTGIGSGWLVFAGVLMIFGGLMTLLAGIAAIAEDDVFVTTRNYVYEFDITGWGWIHLVMGVVITLAGAALFQGATWARAVGVGLAGLAMLANFLWIPYAPLWAVVLIALNGFVIWALCTAPSPSER; the protein is encoded by the coding sequence ATGGCCAGTCATGCGAGTGGGAGCCGCCCGGGTGCGGCCGTACGGAGCCCGGCGAGGAGCGGTACCGGGATCGGCAGCGGCTGGTTGGTCTTCGCGGGTGTCCTGATGATCTTCGGTGGTCTGATGACGCTTCTCGCGGGCATCGCCGCCATCGCCGAAGACGACGTGTTCGTCACCACCCGCAACTACGTGTACGAGTTCGACATCACCGGGTGGGGCTGGATCCATCTGGTGATGGGCGTGGTCATCACTCTCGCAGGTGCCGCCCTGTTCCAGGGCGCCACCTGGGCCAGGGCCGTCGGCGTGGGGCTCGCCGGTCTGGCCATGCTCGCGAACTTCCTCTGGATCCCGTACGCGCCGCTCTGGGCCGTCGTCCTGATCGCGCTCAACGGCTTCGTGATCTGGGCGCTGTGCACCGCTCCCAGCCCGTCGGAGCGATGA
- a CDS encoding DUF2252 domain-containing protein, producing MADQAGGGHPKERAALGRAARADAPRSAHAEYRQSAKRPDPVDVIEAQSAARLPELVPIRYGRMLESPFRFYRGAAAVMAGDLADTPRSGFTAQLCGDAHLLNFRLLASPERHLMFDINDFDETLPGPWEWDVKRLAASLAIAGRENGYTDAERASVVRTAVRSYRERMRHFAGLGHLAVWYAKADTEVLWELAGGKVGARARERARRAMAKARGRDSLQAFGKLTRVVDGHRRIAADPPLIVPLQDLLPDVERDALEEQLRELIERYGRSLESDRRHLLRQYRVVDMARKVVGVGSVGTRCWIILLLGRDDEDPLLLQAKEADRSVLAPFAGASAYDNQGHRVVAGQRLMQAASDICLGWARVTGIDGRQRDFYVRQLRDWKGIAAPQLMTPKDMRAFGELCGATLARAHARSGDRVAIGAYLGGGDVFDRALAVFAERYADQNEHDHQALTDAVHTGRVRALNA from the coding sequence ATGGCCGACCAGGCCGGCGGAGGGCATCCGAAGGAGCGGGCGGCGCTGGGCCGGGCCGCCCGGGCGGACGCGCCGCGCTCGGCTCACGCGGAGTACCGGCAGTCGGCGAAGCGACCCGACCCGGTCGACGTCATAGAGGCCCAGTCGGCCGCCCGGCTGCCGGAACTCGTGCCCATCCGCTACGGCCGGATGCTGGAGTCCCCCTTCCGCTTCTACCGGGGTGCCGCCGCCGTGATGGCCGGCGACCTGGCCGACACGCCCCGCTCGGGATTCACCGCGCAACTGTGCGGTGACGCGCATCTGCTGAACTTCCGGCTGCTCGCCTCGCCCGAACGGCACCTGATGTTCGACATCAACGACTTCGACGAGACCCTGCCAGGCCCCTGGGAGTGGGACGTCAAGAGGCTGGCGGCCAGCCTGGCCATCGCCGGACGCGAGAACGGCTACACGGACGCCGAACGGGCCTCTGTCGTACGGACCGCCGTACGGTCCTACCGCGAGCGGATGCGTCACTTCGCCGGCCTGGGCCACCTCGCCGTCTGGTACGCCAAGGCCGACACGGAAGTGCTGTGGGAGCTGGCGGGCGGGAAGGTGGGGGCGCGGGCCCGCGAGCGTGCCCGGCGGGCCATGGCCAAGGCGCGTGGCCGCGACAGTCTCCAGGCGTTCGGGAAGCTCACGCGGGTGGTCGACGGCCACCGCAGGATCGCCGCCGACCCTCCCCTGATCGTGCCGCTCCAGGATCTGCTGCCGGACGTCGAACGCGACGCCCTGGAGGAGCAGTTGCGCGAGCTGATCGAGCGCTACGGACGCAGTCTGGAGTCCGACCGCCGCCATCTGCTGCGGCAGTACCGGGTCGTCGACATGGCCCGCAAGGTGGTCGGGGTCGGCAGCGTCGGCACCCGGTGCTGGATCATCCTGCTGCTCGGCAGGGACGACGAGGATCCGCTGCTGCTCCAGGCCAAGGAGGCCGACCGGTCCGTGCTGGCCCCGTTCGCCGGGGCGAGCGCCTACGACAACCAGGGCCATCGGGTCGTCGCGGGGCAGCGTCTCATGCAGGCCGCGAGCGACATCTGCCTGGGCTGGGCACGCGTCACCGGGATCGACGGACGGCAACGCGACTTCTACGTACGTCAGTTGCGGGACTGGAAAGGCATCGCCGCACCCCAGCTCATGACCCCCAAGGACATGCGCGCCTTCGGTGAACTCTGCGGCGCCACTCTCGCCCGTGCCCACGCCAGATCCGGGGACCGCGTCGCCATCGGCGCCTACCTGGGCGGCGGCGACGTGTTCGACCGCGCGCTCGCCGTCTTCGCCGAACGCTACGCCGACCAGAACGAACACGACCACCAAGCACTCACCGACGCCGTACACACCGGCCGGGTCCGTGCCCTGAACGCGTAG
- a CDS encoding SHOCT domain-containing protein, whose product MSDNLNLAYDYPLLGAFWTMMWIFLWILWITLLFRVIGDVFRDDSLSGWGKTGWTFFVIIMPFLGIFVYLVARGRDMGKREHQAARARQESLDAYFQGHAGSSGPADELTKLSELKSKGVLTETEFQHAKQKVLAS is encoded by the coding sequence ATGAGCGACAACCTGAACCTGGCATACGACTATCCGCTGCTGGGAGCGTTCTGGACGATGATGTGGATCTTCCTGTGGATCCTGTGGATCACCCTGCTGTTCCGCGTCATCGGCGACGTCTTCCGCGACGACTCGCTGAGCGGCTGGGGGAAGACCGGGTGGACCTTCTTCGTGATCATCATGCCGTTCCTCGGAATCTTCGTGTATCTCGTCGCCCGGGGGCGTGACATGGGCAAGCGGGAGCACCAGGCCGCCAGGGCACGCCAGGAGTCGCTCGACGCGTACTTCCAGGGACACGCGGGCAGCAGCGGGCCGGCGGACGAGCTGACCAAGCTCTCGGAGCTCAAGAGCAAGGGTGTCCTCACCGAGACGGAGTTCCAGCACGCCAAGCAGAAGGTCCTGGCCTCCTGA
- a CDS encoding LmrA/YxaF family transcription factor yields MSPRRSDSRDRTILGTASPLREYGAHTTGIDRVLAHSGAPRGPVHQHVPGGRTQLIDDRWRPSTCPSPCGATGSWRAASGSAGRSLSAAAVFARRQESLAVLFVRHGLTEERSRRLGGLIVAAVEGAVEGEVIMCRTEQSTAPIEAAATGIDDLLRHAPRDRPNTESGPGP; encoded by the coding sequence ATGAGCCCGCGCAGGAGTGACAGCCGTGACCGGACGATCCTCGGCACTGCCTCCCCGCTGCGCGAGTACGGGGCGCACACGACCGGCATCGACCGCGTGCTCGCACACAGCGGAGCGCCTCGGGGCCCGGTCCACCAACACGTCCCCGGCGGGCGGACGCAGCTCATCGACGACCGGTGGAGGCCGTCGACGTGTCCTTCGCCCTGTGGTGCTACCGGCTCGTGGCGAGCGGCTTCCGGGTCGGCTGGCCGATCGCTCTCGGCAGCCGCTGTCTTCGCCCGCCGGCAGGAGTCCCTCGCGGTCCTGTTCGTCCGGCACGGCCTGACCGAGGAACGCAGCCGTCGGCTGGGGGGCTTGATCGTCGCCGCGGTCGAAGGCGCGGTCGAAGGCGAGGTGATCATGTGCCGGACCGAGCAGAGCACCGCTCCCATCGAGGCAGCCGCCACCGGGATCGACGACCTGCTCCGCCACGCCCCGCGCGACCGCCCCAACACCGAATCAGGGCCCGGTCCGTGA